AAGACATGCATGCATATTTGTACAAAGGAAAAgacaaatataattaatttaaaccaaccaaattaagaataaaaataaaaataaaaactaaccgTTAGTGTGTCTCCTGGAGTTGCACTGAGCGTTCATCAATGGCGAACGAGTCATGAACTCATCCAACACAGACACAGGACTCGGCTGCTCCTCCCAACTCCTTTTAATCTCAGCCGTCGAGCTCAACTGCTCCGAAAATTGTACGGTATCGATGATCTTCTTAAGCGCGTTCAAGTCTTCATTGCATTTCTCCAATGCCATGAGCAACTTCCTTCTCTTCTCTGCAGCTGATTCGGGCACCATCATCATCGTTGGGGGCATAGCTTCCAAACCCATCAGGCGCGCCACCAGCGCCGGCGGAGTTCGGAAGTTTTGAGGCGAGTTTACGGAGTTTGACCGCCGTATCTCCGCCGGAAGTGTAGGGCTTCTGGGCACGTCGCAAGAGAGTCTTCTGAGATCATTGGTGGGTTTGATGtctttttgcttttggttttgtggttgcATTGATGATGGGGAAGCTTCTTGGGTTGGGACtgagggtttttgttttgttggagAAGAAaccacattcttcttccctgaacattttgaaatttattaatcaGTGAGTGattgataacaatttttttttttttcaaatttggaaataaaaggaaaaaataatacataatgattctttaaaatattcatttttgcTAATAATATTTAGAGCTCAAATACTCACAACAAAAATAGTTGGAAGAGCTGAGATGGAGGGTTAAAAATTCACATATTATATTAGTATATATgcaacttaaaaattttcaaaatgtttaaGAGATTTGTGATTAAGTGACATTGTTCCAAGAACAATTTAGATTGGAATCCCATCTGTTGggagtaaacaaaaaaaaaaaaaaaaaaaaaccatctcaATGAGCCTGATAAAAAGAACTATATATTGAAatcatgtttcaaatttttatttttttattgtctaaaaaacaacatttaaaaaccGTTTTAAGAAAACTGAGCCAATCCTTGACTCTTGTCATTTCCCATATTTTTGTCTACAAACAAGAAGGGCGTTTTCCAAagtttgaataaacatttttctctttctttgaatGAGTATAAACACAAagaatttgtgtaattaaaattaattggtAGCTACAAGAAGCTAGCTAGGCTTgacagagaagaagaagaagaagaagaagaagaaacaaaccGAAAGTAAGGAATTTGCGACGATTTTGGTATTTGGAGACAAGTTGGATAATGCCGGACATGCATCCGATGCTCTTAGCATGGAGGGTTTCCGCTGCTACATTTTCCCTGTATGAAGATGATGACACCAAAGTATCTTGTCTCTTCATAGATCcccaacctctctctctctctctctcagtttttATGAGTAAGAATTGTTTTGGGGAGATGTGGAAGAGAGCTAGAGAAGTCTATCTATGACTATGAGGTGTAGCAAAGCAATTAGCTATAGATAACGGTAGTAAATttattaattggtttttttttttctttttcttttgataataaatttaattggatacttggaggaaagaaagaaagaaagaaagaaagaaagaaagaaagaaagaaagtagtaTTCACTGTTATGTTTGTCTGATTTCTGAACGTAAAAGCAAAGCACGTGGAGTTCTTTTGAAAAAGCTTTCGTTCTTGGAGTACACCTACATTTTTATGCTTCCTTTTTCAATTAATTTCTTCAGTTCTTTTATGCATATGTTACACCATCGATCCGACATACTTTTTGTCCTCGGTGAGTATCTCCTCCAATTTAACCATGGATTACAAGTCTTCTCTATCCCTGACTCTTTGTATTAACAACTTTGTAACTCAACTGGAATTATTGTAACTagattggtatttttttttttttttaaatatttcaaactGGCATCTAAGGTTAAATCAACTGGTATTATTGTAActatcccttaaaaaaaatttagtccataaattattcataattttagttttatattattttagaaatgCACTACATAATGATATaaattaaggacaaagtttagctacaaaattagttctAACCTTAgactataaccttactcaataaaataaaaattactatatattttaaaattttaacattgaATTGAATgttctttatactcttaatatacatgttaaattttgtataaatcGGATATtgtttactatatgatctataagtttatattttatgcataattttaaactacaaaaacttacaatttaaacaatttatttataacatagctattgatatttaaatttctagaaattttgctaacatgaaagatataagagaaagaagatATAATTCAGtgataaatttgtcaaaattcacctctactATACAGATATTAAGATTACAGTTTTatgttacaaccaattttataactaaactttgtcttagattaaataataaatctaatttacacaattaGTAAAGAAAGATTATATATGCATAAAATCTGGGGGGGGGTGGGTGTTGATGGCACAAGATCTATGTGACTGGTTCCAccaagaaaagggaaaaggacACAAGAAAACAAAGGGTACCAGTGACTTAAATTAAATGGCTCTAGTCCAAGCGGCTGCAACCTATGACACTACTGATTCGGAAGAACGGACATTTCTCTTTATTTGCATTTGGCAACTTGCTAAAAATACAAATAGTGGCGTACACTGTAGGCtatagttataaaaataaaactttgcttggatttttatataaaataaaaatgatttttctttacaaTAAGTGGGAGGAGTTGAAGCACTTAACCAAAAATGTTTTACAACTTAAAAaacatatttgtttttattataattgattatataaatttagggttaattgcattttttgtctctcaaatatgagatttatttgattttagtatctcaattttaaaatgtttaattttgcTCCTTCAAAATTGTTAgggttatattttttatataattggttaattctttgacaaaacgcacgttacttgtaattgggtagatctaagttgggtttaatatataaaaaaatatgttgttcaaatatatcaagtgttagtattaaagacatgaaaattgatccaagaaacaagtgaagaaaaactgttTCATTAAAACTCAAAAGATAGCTGCTATCGAGACTACATGggaagctcgacacaagcttGATTTATCAAGAATtatgatttcaaaatttccaTATTTGAAATTTGGTCTATGCTGCATTctttgtttagggtttcttttctcacaatcctaaacatatataagacttattttaagaGCTGTCACACACGGATACAGGGAGCAAGAGTTTAAATTTCTCCGTGAGAAGTTACTGCGTTTGTATGccataggattttgtaaccaaatgcTTCCTGATCTTTATTGTTAACGAAGtcaaaaactttgcagccaacacaATCATTCAaattgctggagttagtcacgtattgagaTCTATgtaaaggagttagtcacagattggagatttatgcatcaaatgaaagaaaactactacaagatcaagttcaaTTG
The DNA window shown above is from Quercus lobata isolate SW786 chromosome 7, ValleyOak3.0 Primary Assembly, whole genome shotgun sequence and carries:
- the LOC115951189 gene encoding uncharacterized protein LOC115951189, with product MKRQDTLVSSSSYRENVAAETLHAKSIGCMSGIIQLVSKYQNRRKFLTFGKKNVVSSPTKQKPSVPTQEASPSSMQPQNQKQKDIKPTNDLRRLSCDVPRSPTLPAEIRRSNSVNSPQNFRTPPALVARLMGLEAMPPTMMMVPESAAEKRRKLLMALEKCNEDLNALKKIIDTVQFSEQLSSTAEIKRSWEEQPSPVSVLDEFMTRSPLMNAQCNSRRHTNGRVQHQPKQLKKKPGEEEVINIYVYDRMTTDSVETKGEKNDESSPIWSSKALKDSIDEVCRDIAWGEQREIGRIGVTLQEYICKDLIEEIVTEMGCCGMSALPFEACKRRLCF